A genomic segment from Aspergillus chevalieri M1 DNA, chromosome 7, nearly complete sequence encodes:
- a CDS encoding putative oxidoreductase, 2OG-Fe(II) oxygenase family (COG:Q;~EggNog:ENOG410PP6F;~InterPro:IPR026992,IPR027443,IPR005123;~PFAM:PF03171,PF14226;~go_function: GO:0016491 - oxidoreductase activity [Evidence IEA];~go_process: GO:0055114 - oxidation-reduction process [Evidence IEA]), whose amino-acid sequence MDLHGTHTGNNILKNADRLFAIEQELFDLSLEEKQRYDFSKEGSYFGYKAQGASVVDKKGNLDRNEFYNVSKDDIVGVSTPLPAPDVIHRERATLKSFIENAHSIVGIVLRILNQHPQLPSSTLTNLHRLRGVSGDQVRFIKAPPQPKDDKQTALGEHTDFGSVTILFNRVGGLQVLPPGQGAEWCYVRPLPGHAIINLGDAMVKFTNGLLRSNIHRVVSPPGAQTNSTRYSLVYFARPEDEVKLKRLDGSTCIPPLPEGVVEEDINSKDWIKRRALGNRVALHKEIDFDKFMGTEQQSRRLA is encoded by the exons ATGGACCTTCATGGCACTCACACCGGCAACAATATTCTCAAGAATGCAGATAGGCTCTTCGCCATCGAACAGGAACTATTCGATTTAAGtctggaggagaagcaaAGATACGACTTCAGCAAGGAAGGCTCATACTTTGGTTACAAAGCCCAGGGAGCTTCTGTTGTGGATAAAAAAGGGAATCTGGACAGAAATGAGTTCTATAAT GTATCCAAGGACGACATCGTTGGAGTCTCAACTCCCCTCCCTGCACCAGATGTGATACATCGAGAACGAGCCACATTGAAGTCATTCATAGAGAATGCCCACTCGATTGTTGGCATAGTGCTCAGAATTTTGAACCAGCATCCCCAACTACCTTCCTCGACACTGACGAATCTCCATCGTCTCCGCGGGGTCAGCGGTGATCAAGTACGGTTCATAAAAGCACCTCCACAGCCAAAGGACGATAAACAGACTGCACTGGGCGAGCACACAGACTTCGGTAGTGTTACCATCCTCTTCAATCGAGTAGGTGGGCTGCAAGTGCTACCACCGGGACAGGGTGCAGAATGGTGCTATGTTAGACCACTGCCTGGACACGCCATCATCAACCTAGGCGATGCCATGGTAAAATTCACCAATGGCCTGCTGCGCTCCAACATCCATCGTGTTGTGTCACCCCCGGGAGCCCAGACCAATTCAACAAGATATAGCCTTGTCTATTTTGCTCGACCGGAAGATGAGGTGAAACTCAAGAGGCTCGACGGGAGTACTTGTATCCCACCGTTGCCGGAAGGAGTGGTTGAGGAAGATATAAACAGTAAAGACTGGATCAAACGAAGAGCCCTGGGAAATAGGGTTGCTTTGCACAAAGAAATTGACTTTGATAAATTTATGGGAACGGAGCAGCAGAGTCGAAGATTGGCATAA
- a CDS encoding uncharacterized protein (COG:S;~EggNog:ENOG410PWUX;~TransMembrane:4 (i12-33o63-85i125-144o558-583i)), which produces MAWFPFNLRSSAPILMVSSFLAALAFSIGHHAFYQRLNDKSVLNSSPFSLTKSYHVSDQQVNVSVGTFFAFLVKALLGVAVSTVFDQFAWKSIKDHTSRIGSIDDLFSVLKNGFMILNFPLWRHYPVSMLLACIAWLLPVASIITPATLNVHMASFANSTSTKVPRVDFANINFSNLKLINGSGTDALHYSDSTPEVQQIVYSTAMQKTVLPITPPFSNSSWVLDFSGPALGCEHADDKLRRDVMENVRSTIINATFVDVNKTLLASSFGYLSWMPEGYGYGSLPFIQSYVDEGLYNELPGTVYNMFPGKYDSQIMGPLQLYMVTLPHMLAQGDLSNADLNRTTEDATFLTCTLYNASYTANFTYFNGQQNIQLRKVERLNKVDYLSDMYTYSGSGDLAGIHNRTAMETFSYQSIMAQFGSLLTGNINKETYHVKDTTRLGGNGRTIHSTNSSSIRIDRTSVMTTGLSNTNEFSTLRMAIYEDNHGDSLSNFWREQSTIQPNNTSIPLSDALEQLFQNITLSMMSSSVFQPNYSMSDIPDVNVTMITYRNIYAYSQSILWTAYGTALAVSFLSVILGVIIFFVNHGSYSSKFSTVMRTTRTADISTGLNAEDAKGIDPTPGHINNANIYFNDGPNQKLGRSVTNVEPNAEKEVPETVERTRTAEVSEPTEAVLDGGLSPVSDQESRPPSWFVEMQRDHGADH; this is translated from the exons ATGGCTTGGTTCCCGTTCAATTTACGGTCCTCCGCTCCAATTTTGATGGTATCGTCATTCCTGGCAGCTCTTGCTTTCTCAATCGGTCACCATGCTTTCTATCAGCGCCTCAACGACAAATCTGTGCTCAATAGCTCTCCATTTTCCCTAACAAAATCATACCACGTCTCAGACCAGCAGGTCAATGTCTCTGTTGGAACCTTCTTCGCATTCCTCGTCAAAGCCCTTCTCGGAGTCGCTGTTTCGACTGTATTCGACCAGTTCGCATGGAAATCGATCAAAGATCACACATCCAGGATCGGTAGTATAGATGACCTCTTCTCTGTTCTGAAAAATGGTTTCATGATCCTCAACTTCCCATTATGGCGGCATTACCCGGTCAGCATGCTGCTTGCCTGCATTGCATGGCTTCTGCCGGTGGCATCTATCATAACGCCCGCGACATTGAATGTGCACATGGCATCGTTCGCGAATTCGACTTCGACCAAAGTTCCTCGCGTGGACTTTGCGAATATCAATTTTTCCAATTTAAAACTAATAAACGGATCCGGAACAGACGCCTTGCACTACTCGGATTCCACACCTGAGGTTCAACAGATCGTGTATAGCACTGCCATGCAGAAGACCGTTCTGCCTATCACACCTCCCTTTTCCAATTCATCGTGGGTGTTGGACTTTAGTGGTCCTGCGCTGGGCTGTGAGCATGCCGACGACAAGCTTCGCCGCGATGTCATGGAGAACgtgcgatcgacaataataAATGCTACTTTTGTCGACGTGAATAAAACGCTATTGGCTTCTTCGTTTGGATATCTGTCATGGATGCCAGAGGGATACGGATACGGGTCGCTGCCATTTATTCAGAGCTATGTTGATGAAGGGTTGTATAATGAACTTCCGGGCACAGTATACAATATGTTCCCAGGGAAATACGACTCTCAGATAATGGGCCCCTTGCAACTTTATATGGTCACTCTTCCACATATGTTAGCTCAAGGTGATCTATCGAATGCAGACCTTAATCGCACCACAGAAGATGCAACATTTCTTACTTGTACGTTGTACAATGCATCATATACGGCCAACTTCACTTATTTCAATGGTCAGCAGAATATTCAGCTACGCAAGGTTGAGCGCTTGAATAAGGTGGACTATCTGAGTGATATGTATACCTATTCTGGTTCCGGAGACCTCGCTGGAATACATAATAGGACGGCTATGGAGACTTTTTCCTACCAGTCTATTATGGCGCAGTTCGGAAGTCTCTTGACTGGTAACATCAACAAGGAAACGTACCACGTTAAGGATACTACAAGGCTGGGAGGTAATGGCAGAACCATACACAGTACTAATTCATCATCAATTAGGATTGATCGGACAAGTGTCATGACAACTGGACTATCCAACACAAACGAATTTAGCACACTACGTATGGCCATCTACGAAGACAACCATGGGGATTCCCTCAGCAATTTTTGGCGTGAACAGTCTACCATACAGCCTAACAACACATCAATTCCCTTGTCAGACGCTTTGGAGCAATTGTTTCAAAATATAACGCTTTCAATGATGAGTTCGAGCGTATTCCA ACCGAATTACTCCATGTCAGATATCCCAGACGTGAATGTAACCATGATCACCTACCGCAATATATACGCCTACTCACAATCCATCCTTTGGACTGCTTACGGTACTGCCCTAGCTGTGTCGTTCCTCAGCGTCATCCTGGGTGTGATAATCTTTTTTGTCAATCATGGCTCCTACAGCAGCAAATTTTCTACCGTAATGCGGACGACTAGAACCGCAGACATTTCGACCGGACTCAATGCAGAAGATGCCAAGGGCATAGATCCGACTCCGGGTCATATAAACAACGCAAATATCTATTTCAATGATGGACCGAACCAGAAACTCGGTAGGAGCGTTACAAATGTCGAGCCGAATGCGGAGAAAGAAGTACCAGAGACGGTGGAGAGAACACGGACAGCAGAGGTATCAGAGCCGACAGAAGCAGTATTAGATGGAGGATTAAGCCCAGTCTCGGATCAGGAGTCgcgaccaccgagctggtTCGTTGAAATGCAACGGGATCATGGGGCCGACCATTAG